From a region of the Torulaspora globosa chromosome 7, complete sequence genome:
- the GIM3 gene encoding tubulin-binding prefolding complex subunit GIM3 (ancestral locus Anc_2.101): MELLPQGKKNNVNVTFEDQQQINKFSKLIMRKDNLEKELSQQRQEKDYLDDVSLELELVDEDELVPYKIGAIFVHLKQSEVVEQLERDAEIVDGVIESLEAQQTELDEDIRVLKSSLYGKFGDNINLER; encoded by the coding sequence ATGGAACTACTGCCAcagggcaagaagaataacGTCAATGTCACCTTCGAggaccagcagcagataaACAAGTTTTCCAAGCTTATAATGCGGAAGGACAACTTGGAGAAGGAGCTATCGCAGCAGAGACAGGAAAAGGATTACCTCGACGACGTTTCCCTGGAGCTAGAGCTTGTCGACGAGGACGAGCTGGTCCCCTACAAGATTGGCGCCATTTTCGTGCATTTGAAGCAAAGCGAAGTGGTGGAACAGCTAGAACGAGATGCAGAGATAGTCGACGGCGTCATTGAGTCGCTAGAGGCGCAGCAGACGGAGCTCGACGAAGACATAAGAGTGCTGAAGAGCTCGCTGTATGGCAAGTTCGGCGATAATATCAATCTAGAACGTTAA
- a CDS encoding casein kinase I homolog (ancestral locus Anc_2.105), which yields MAQVQGSQAIAAANSALAVNNLANSGMGRFATGGNTPVGSAGNSNNNTNVPITSNIVAVNNHVAHQAGGVNGFGARDDSTIVGLHYRIGKKIGEGSFGVLFEGTNMINGLAVAIKFEPRKTEAPQLKDEYRTYKILSGTPGVPQAYYFGQEGLHNILVIDLLGPSLEDLFDWCGRRFSVKTVVQVAVQMITLIEDLHTHDLIYRDIKPDNFLIGRPGQPDENKVHLIDFGMAKQYRDPKTKQHIPYREKKSLSGTARYMSINTHLGREQSRRDDMEAMGHVFFYFLRGQLPWQGLKAPNNKQKYEKIGEKKRSTNVYDLSQGLPIQFGRYLEIVRNLSFEETPDYEGYRRLLLSVLDDLGQTADGEYDWMKLNGGRGWDLAINKKPNLHGYGHPNPPNEKSRKHRSKFSANNHHQTNQISQQQPQLAQQQQTQQQQQQQQQVQQAQLQQQLNQRNQIPSNQLQHAQQQEMSDHYRPGQNQFANNLDPTSYEAYQQQTQQKYAQQQQQQKLKNNQQGPNSYQNNRGPNNYRSSPQVVTNKYQYQEQPTTNPLQHDGSKNGGDQGSAESAKGFFRKLGCC from the coding sequence ATGGCGCAGGTTCAGGGTTCGCAGGCGATTGCTGCAGCAAATAGTGCGTTGGCGGTCAACAATTTGGCCAATTCCGGGATGGGTCGGTTCGCGACCGGCGGGAATACGCCTGTCGGGAGTGCTggcaacagcaacaacaacacAAATGTGCCGATTACTTCGAACATCGTGGCGGTTAACAACCATGTTGCGCATCAGGCAGGCGGAGTCAATGGGTTTGGGGCACGTGACGACTCTACTATTGTGGGATTGCATTATCGGATCGGTAAGAAGATCGGTGAAGGGTCCTTTGGAGTGCTGTTTGAGGGTACGAATATGATCAATGGGCTGGCTGTGGCGATCAAGTTTGAGCCCAGAAAGACCGAAGCTCCGCAGTTGAAGGACGAGTATAGGACTTATAAGATTCTTTCGGGCACGCCCGGGGTACCACAGGCTTACTAttttggtcaagaaggtcTGCATAACATTCTGGTGATCGATCTGTTGGGGCCATCATTGGAGGACTTGTTCGATTGGTGCGGTCGCAGGTTCTCGGTCAAGACCGTGGTTCAGGTGGCGGTGCAAATGATCACTTTGATCGAGGACTTGCATACCCATGATTTGATCTATCGTGATATCAAGCCGGATAATTTCCTGATCGGAAGACCCGGTCAGCCCGATGAAAACAAGGTTCACTTGATCGACTTCGGCATGGCTAAACAGTACCGTGATCCAAAGACGAAGCAACACATCCCAtacagagagaagaaatctTTGAGTGGCACGGCCAGATATATGTCCATTAATACACATCTCGGGAGAGAGCAGTCCCGCAGAGATGATATGGAGGCGATGGGTCATGTATTTTTCTACTTTTTAAGAGGTCAATTGCCATGGCAAGGTTTGAAAGCCCCCAACAATAAGCAGAAGTATGAGAAAATTggtgaaaagaagagatcgaCAAATGTTTACGATTTATCACAAGGTTTACCCATACAATTTGGTCGCTATTTGGAAATCGTTAGAAATCTCTCCTTTGAAGAGACGCCAGATTACGAAGGTTATCGTAGGTTGTTGTTATCCGTGTTGGACGACTTGGGTCAAACGGCGGACGGCGAATACGATTGGATGAAGTTAAATGGCGGTCGTGGTTGGGATTTGGCCATTAACAAGAAACCCAATCTACATGGTTACGGTCATCCAAATCCGCCAAATGAGAAATCAAGGAAACATAGAAGTAAGTTCTCTGCTAACAATCATCACCAAACGAACCAGATAAGTCAACAGCAGCCACAATTAGcacaacagcagcaaacacaacaacaacagcagcaacaacaacaagttcagcaagcacaacttcaacaacaattgaatcaaagaaatcaaaTACCTTCTAACCAATTGCAACATGCTCAACAGCAGGAAATGTCGGATCATTACCGTCCAGGCCAGAATCAATTTGCTAACAATTTAGATCCAACATCATATGAAGCATATCAACAGCAAACTCAGCAAAAGTAtgctcaacagcagcagcaacagaaactgaaaaacAATCAACAGGGACCAAATTCATATCAAAATAATCGCGGTCCAAACAATTACCGTTCGTCTCCACAGGTGGTGACCAATAAATATCAATATCAAGAGCAACCAACAACGAATCCATTACAACATGATGGATCCAAGAATGGTGGAGATCAAGGTTCCGCTGAGAGTGCCAAAGGTTTCTTCCGTAAACTGGGCTGTTGCTGA
- the SAK1 gene encoding serine/threonine protein kinase SAK1 (ancestral locus Anc_8.140) translates to MDLPVGSMEEVDVPADLSVELRSSAEDLYVPLVKNKNHGTKVGVTSLQASSDCLSGSSSIESLNMLVEKQRKRRLNHPQHQQFIGERLRPQETVKETSEIYLKYDPISRRKVLNTYEIIGELGHGQHGKVKLARDLLTKQLVAIKIVDRHEKRERKLFRFRKSGSQAHSDKIKREIAIMKKCQYKHVVKLREVLDDSKSRKIYLVLEYCGKGEVKWCPGDRMETEARGPPLLSFQRTREILRGVVLGLEYLHFQGVIHRDIKPANLLISDDDTVKISDFGVSLAATGGDDEDGLDSVDEVELAKTAGTPAFFAPEICLGNEAFERFQLKRQDLFKGSSISFMIDIWALGVTLYCLLFGMLPFISSYELELFEKIVNDPVKYPSYAEVRANNVSEVSGEEEYKAAIDLLDALLQKNPMKRITITQIKKHPFTCWDFNHITSTEDDYIDSKLREIKEFQTDKQEQFKQISISRQELNNAVLGVGKKMIEPMLKKALNGRDGARSKSALSEGQKKNQEDYSDSSYILSEGSVMSNLGNLTDPQIDKLRENNSFAINGIHGRCSTLPTLKPRYSINNDNDNDNNGNDNEPNDKDSDKNNIETGQLSKSEFERELQKFDDKHDPKSMVDLPINSSFASLDSLYIDSFALSKHGKDSDADHPDVKTPSIHVRPPQLGALRNSSYVGRNNRGYPGVLRNPSSQLNLLSSSTRSDRVPHTRPQAISDRRKVANRQWVTNDTSCLQSSPHPEQRRPRGNDDDHFTATAIECKPATPNPWEARGDKESHSFRIKTGNFFSSFDGQDERTSTSSDSSTSEPSTYSSCSDGESDGSNAESLPFEFALDSANASVLSLRDVGGFETVRPFMHSQPATHRPACEKLGKSDSGNSGADSSEHSDSSDELVLSVGPSGFQRRQGSAQSSNNSSRKSTLPYLYPSSDATVTLKGDSTWTMSNASAPTILSQQSQRTLNMCTGPEVQTLDIPAHLSRPLNNLSAGNIAPSTSDHSGSPSSGVMQFTSTPSSSGSLLLSRASAKPTTQACNVDGVLSKVTPQEHPQDSSRDLLKTVLITAAGSNRRKSVPCIAMPENADGERLIKSSHDGNVPEEHLQKRFPRCAVRHRSDACPSRSQSISLGTLSKKHTK, encoded by the coding sequence ATGGATTTGCCAGTTGGTTCTATGGAGGAAGTAGATGTACCAGCGGATCTTTCCGTGGAGCTACGTTCGAgtgcagaagatctgtATGTGCCGCTGGTGAAAAATAAGAATCACGGCACCAAGGTGGGCGTAACGAGCTTGCAAGCGTCCAGCGATTGTTTGTCCGGGTCTTCGTCGATCGAGTCTCTAAATATGTTGGTGGAAAAACAGAGGAAACGACGATTGAATCATCCGCAACATCAGCAGTTTATTGGAGAGCGACTGAGGCCGCAGGAGACTGTTAAAGAAACGAGCGAAATCTACCTGAAGTATGATCCGATCTCTAGGAGGAAGGTTCTGAATACGTACGAGATAATAGGGGAGTTGGGACACGGACAGCATGGAAAAGTCAAATTAGCAAGAGATTTGCTTACGAAGCAGTTGGTAGCAATAAAGATTGTTGATAGACATGAGAAGCGCGAACGGAAACTTTTCAGATTCAGGAAAAGCGGGTCACAAGCACATTCAGATAAGATCAAGCGGGAGATTGCTATAATGAAAAAATGTCAATACAAGCATGTTGTAAAGCTGCGTGAAGTGCTCGATGATTCAAAGTCAAGGAAAATATACCTCGTCCTGGAGTATTGTGGCAAGGGAGAGGTGAAATGGTGTCCAGGCGACCGGATGGAGACGGAAGCGAGAGGTCCGCCGCTGCTGAGTTTTCAGAGGACAAGAGAAATACTTCGAGGTGTGGTCTTAGGGCTAGAATACTTGCATTTTCAGGGCGTAATTCACAGAGATATCAAACCTGCCAATCTTTTAATCTCCGATGATGACACAGTCAAGATATCTGATTTTGGCGTCTCACTTGCCGCTACCGGTGGggacgatgaagatggtTTAGACTCAGTCGACGAAGTTGAGTTAGCTAAAACTGCTGGAACGCCCGCGTTTTTTGCTCCGGAAATATGTTTGGGCAATGAAGCGTTCGAAAGGTTTCAGCTGAAAAGACAGGATCTGTTTAAGGGTTCAAGTATTTCATTTATGATTGACATCTGGGCGTTAGGCGTAACTTTGTATTGTCTTTTATTCGGAATGCTTCCTTTCATATCCAGTTACGAGCtcgagctcttcgaaaagatcgtTAATGATCCAGTTAAGTATCCATCGTATGCCGAAGTCAGAGCAAATAACGTTTCAGAGGTCTCAGGTGAGGAAGAGTACAAGGCAGCGATAGATTTATTGGACGCGCTACTTCAGAAGAATCCAATGAAGCGAATTACTATAACCCAAATCAAAAAACATCCATTCACTTGCTGGGATTTCAATCATATTACTAGCACAGAGGATGATTACATCGACTCCAAATTAAGAGAAATAAAAGAATTTCAGACAGATAAACAGGAGCAGTTCAAGCAAATCTCAATCTCAAGACAGGAGCTGAATAATGCAGTACTTGGCGTTGGCAAAAAGATGATCGAACCGATGCTGAAAAAAGCCCTTAACGGCCGGGATGGTGCCCGCTCAAAATCGGCTTTATCCGAAGGCCAAAAAAAGAACCAAGAAGATTACAGTGATTCTAGTTATATCCTCAGCGAGGGTTCTGTAATGAGCAATTTGGGCAATCTTACTGATCCGCAGATTGACAAGTTACGTGAAAACAACTCCTTTGCAATAAATGGCATTCATGGAAGATGCAGCACCTTGCCAACTCTCAAACCAAGATACAGCATCAATAATGATAATGATAACGACAATAATGGTAATGATAATGAACCTAATGATAAAGATAGTGATAAAAATAACATTGAAACTGGACAACTTTCGAAATCCGAATTCGAACGAGAACTTCAGAAATTCGACGACAAACATGATCCCAAATCCATGGTGGATTTGCCAATCAATTCAAGTTTTGCTTCGTTGGATAGTTTGTACATTGACAGTTTCGCTTTGAGCAAACACGGGAAAGACAGTGATGCTGACCATCCTGATGTGAAAACGCCATCTATTCATGTCAGACCTCCCCAACTAGGTGCTTTGCGTAACTCAAGCTATGTTGGAAGAAATAATAGAGGCTACCCCGGGGTTTTGAGAAATCCATCGTCTCAACTGAACCTCTTGAGCTCCAGCACTAGAAGCGACAGAGTACCACACACTAGACCTCAGGCGATCTCAGATCGAAGAAAAGTTGCTAATAGACAATGGGTTACCAATGATACCAGCTGCTTGCAATCGAGTCCTCATCCTGAGCAAAGAAGACCTAGGGgaaatgatgatgatcaTTTCACTGCGACAGCCATAGAATGTAAACCAGCAACACCCAATCCATGGGAGGCCAGAGGAGATAAGGAATCACACAGCTTTAGGATAAAAACGGGAAACtttttcagcagcttcgaCGGTCAGGATGAGCGGACAAGCACTTCCTCAGACTCATCTACAAGCGAACCTTCGACTTATTCTTCATGTTCTGACGGTGAATCGGATGGTAGTAACGCCGAATCATTGCCATTCGAATTCGCCTTGGATTCTGCAAATGCTAGTGTGTTGTCCTTGAGAGATGTTGGGGGCTTTGAAACAGTGAGACCGTTCATGCATTCACAGCCTGCGACCCATCGACCGGCGTGCGAAAAGCTGGGCAAAAGCGATTCTGGAAATTCAGGAGCAGACAGCAGCGAGCACAGCGATAGCAGCGACGAACTTGTACTCAGCGTCGGTCCTTCCGGGTTCCAGCGCCGGCAGGGTTCGGCGCAGAGCAGTAATAACAGCTCTAGGAAAAGCACCCTGCCCTATTTGTATCCAAGTAGTGATGCGACTGTAACGCTCAAGGGCGACAGTACGTGGACCATGTCGAACGCGAGCGCCCCAACTATTCTAAGTCAGCAATCCCAGCGGACGCTAAACATGTGTACCGGGCCTGAAGTCCAAACTCTCGACATACCAGCTCACCTCTCGCGGCCGCTGAACAATCTGAGCGCGGGCAATATCGCCCCGTCGACAAGCGATCACAGCGGTTCACCCTCCTCTGGGGTTATGCAGTTCACCAGCACTCCTAGCAGCAGTGGCTCCTTGCTCCTATCCCGAGCATCTGCCAAGCCCACCACGCAGGCCTGTAACGTTGACGGAGTTTTAAGCAAGGTTACACCTCAAGAGCATCCACAGGACAGTTCGAGGGACTTATTGAAGACGGTTCTGATCACCGCAGCGGGTTcaaacagaagaaagtctGTCCCATGTATTGCCATGCCTGAGAATGCCGATGGCGAGCGGCTGATTAAGAGCTCACATGATGGCAACGTACCGGAGGAACATCTACAGAAACGATTCCCCAGATGTGCTGTGCGACACAGAAGTGATGCCTGCCCGTCAAGATCGCAGTCAATCTCTCTGGGGACCTTGAGCAAGAAACATACAAAGTGA
- the CUZ1 gene encoding Cuz1p (ancestral locus Anc_2.106) encodes MTAAVEKETGMLDAGSHCSFCRQLDFLPFHCKYCEGNFCASHRSKESHHCRWLIENEQKAQPVQTKVVDNDGKYFQSLLPEKGYIRVRQVDSSKKESSSVRPKGSKSALDKLAKFFKKRDSINKSKPKSSKPNAFIELAKLKKNAMGDDKIPVSNRVYVYCYKIDDKENDSAAHEIYINKIWPLGRALDSIAQRLNVSNHNVDLNVTSREKLYLYKRDEKKGDLQLLELSSRVAAEIRDLDTLYLVRGDDTI; translated from the coding sequence ATGACcgctgctgttgagaaagAGACTGGCATGCTAGATGCTGGCTCACATTGCAGTTTCTGCCGACAACTGGATTTTCTACCATTTCATTGCAAGTATTGCGAGGGCAACTTCTGTGCTAGCCATCGGTCCAAAGAGTCTCATCATTGCAGATGGCTAATCGAGAACGAACAGAAGGCCCAACCCGTCCAGACCAAGGTAGTAGATAACGATGGCAAGTACTTTCAAAGCCTGCTACCAGAGAAAGGCTATATCAGAGTACGGCAAGTTGACAgcagcaagaaggaaagcTCCAGCGTACGACCCAAGGGAAGCAAAAGTGCATTAGATAAACTGGctaaattcttcaagaagaggGATAGTATCAATAAAAGTAAACCCAAGAGCTCGAAACCGAACGCCTTCATCGAATTGgccaagttgaagaaaaacgCGATGGGCGATGACAAGATACCTGTTTCTAACAGAGTATACGTTTACTGCTACAAGATCGATGATAAGGAAAATGATTCGGCAGCACACGAGATATACATCAACAAGATCTGGCCGCTCGGCAGGGCTTTAGATTCGATTGCACAACGATTAAACGTGTCAAACCATAACGTTGATCTCAACGTCACATCTCGTGAAAAACTGTATCTGTACAAGAGggatgaaaagaagggCGATTTGCAGTTGCTTGAACTATCAAGTAGAGTAGCTGCTGAAATCCGGGATCTTGACACCCTATACTTAGTTCGTGGTGACGACACGATATGA
- the ARO9 gene encoding aromatic-amino-acid:2-oxoglutarate transaminase (ancestral locus Anc_2.102): MDYDRLKERYSKFLSKRDERRELVSFWDGDLPSKDLICLEAGMPNEKLFPIKAIDLHLVDQPFDDGDGDKVSITRYEQPAEMPIARAFQYSEVRGMLPMVSFCKRIVEMTNRPVYDNWDVLLSNGSSDSMFKVFETLCDESSTVLMEEFTFSPVVSNVTSTGASCVPLKMHLTTDPRDQGIDVEYMEQLLDNWHELEEYKRLNKPKLLYTIVTGQNPTGMTLSMQKRQQIYRLAQKHDLIIVEDDPYGYLTFPPYDPENPMKNVYTDTENPMSIDEYLQKRLIKSFLTLDTDARVIRLETFSKMYAPGLRLSFIVANKFIIDRLLNLSEITTRAPSGASQAIVYATVKAMAARETAYQDEQDRMFYGWIRWAMKLAGTYTHRRNVAFKALYETDAYKSHLFSVLEPSAGMFINVKINWPHAPPDDMRRSLDQLDTVLVKNGVKVVLGYKLAVDQSFSIDSSGFLRFTVAYASHDEQLIEGCHRIGNGIQEFLGY; the protein is encoded by the coding sequence ATGGACTACGACAGGTTGAAGGAGAGATATTCGAAATTTCTGTCCAAACGAGATGAACGACGGGAGTTGGTGTCGTTTTGGGACGGCGATTTGCCAAGTAAGGATCTAATCTGTTTGGAGGCCGGGATGCCCAACGAGAAATTGTTCCCAATTAAAGCCATCGATTTACATTTGGTCGATCAGCCGTTTGATGACGGGGATGGCGACAAGGTGTCGATAACACGGTATGAACAGCCTGCTGAGATGCCGATTGCCAGGGCGTTCCAGTACTCGGAGGTCAGGGGCATGCTGCCGATGGTCAGTTTCTGCAAGAGAATCGTGGAAATGACTAACCGGCCGGTTTACGATAATTGGGACGTTTTATTGTCGAACGGGTCGAGCGACTCGATGTTTAAGGTGTTCGAAACGTTGTGCGACGAGTCGAGCACGGTGCTGATGGAGGAGTTTACCTTCTCGCCCGTAGTTTCGAACGTCACGTCTACAGGCGCCAGTTGCGTTCCGCTGAAGATGCATCTCACGACGGACCCGCGGGACCAGGGGATTGATGTCGAGTACATGGAGCAGCTTCTGGACAATTGGCACGAGCTCGAGGAGTACAAGCGGCTGAACAAGCCCAAGTTGCTCTACACTATAGTCACGGGCCAGAACCCGACGGGGATGACGCTTTCGATGCAGAAAAGACAGCAGATCTACCGATTGGCGCAGAAACACGATTTGATCATTGTAGAGGACGATCCCTACGGATATCTCACCTTCCCACCGTACGATCCGGAGAACCCGATGAAGAACGTCTACACAGACACCGAAAACCCGATGTCCATCGACGAGTATCTGCAGAAACGGCTGATCAAGTCTTTTCTGACGCTGGACACGGACGCCAGGGTGATTCGTCTGGAGACCTTCTCCAAGATGTATGCGCCGGGGCTGCGTCTCAGCTTCATCGTGGCGAACAAGTTCATCATCGACAGGCTGCTGAATCTCTCGGAGATCACCACGAGGGCTCCAAGCGGTGCGTCGCAGGCAATAGTGTACGCGACGGTCAAGGCAATGGCGGCCCGCGAGACAGCGTACCAAGACGAACAAGACCGGATGTTCTACGGCTGGATCAGGTGGGCCATGAAGCTCGCCGGAACCTACACACACCGTCGAAACGTTGCATTCAAGGCTCTGTACGAGACCGATGCGTACAAGAGCCATCTTTTCTCCGTGCTCGAGCCCTCCGCCGGCATGTTCATCAACGTCAAGATCAACTGGCCACACGCGCCCCCCGATGACATGAGGCGCTCGCTGGACCAGCTGGATACGGTCTTGGTCAAGAACGGCGTCAAGGTTGTCCTCGGGTACAAGCTTGCGGTCGACCAGAGCTTCTCCATCGACTCAAGTGGGTTTCTCAGATTCACGGTCGCGTACGCAAGCCATGACGAGCAACTGATCGAGGGCTGCCACCGGATCGGCAACGGCATCCAGGAATTCCTGGGCTATTGA